The Procambarus clarkii isolate CNS0578487 chromosome 39, FALCON_Pclarkii_2.0, whole genome shotgun sequence genome window below encodes:
- the LOC123760477 gene encoding serine/threonine-protein kinase 17B-like codes for MLKEVAFLELLDGAGGAPYVLCTYPEEACFFMTYAGADNLDSLLQKHRRGVVHMDDQFSLLIIKEMIVKLMEIHEKKVVHVDLKSDNVVIDHSDPMAPKVSIIDYGVSTFVGRVSPFETTYENGADKELKQTPWYSYETIIGEPLTCSTDIFGLSLMILEIIQVMVRKPRELETLAKRGISRKTEMRPTTEELLDSTLDAISSY; via the coding sequence ATGCTGAAAGAGGTGGCATTCCTGGAGCTGCTGGACGGTGCTGGGGGAGCACCCTATGTGCTGTGCACCTATCCTGAGGAGGCGTGTTTCTTCATGACCTACGCCGGCGCCGATAATCTGGACAGCTTGCTCCAGAAACATAGAAGAGGGGTCGTCCACATGGATGATCAGTTTTCCCTGCTGATAATTAAGGAAATGATCGTTAAACTGATGGAAATACACGAAAAGAAAGTGGTGCACGTGGACCTAAAGTCCGATAATGTTGTTATAGATCACAGCGACCCAATGGCGCCCAAGGTTTCTATTATAGACTACGGAGTCTCTACTTTCGTTGGACGAGTCTCCCCCTTTGAAACCACGTACGAAAACGGAGCAGATAAAGAGCTGAAACAGACTCCGTGGTACTCATATGAGACGATCATAGGGGAGCCCCTCACCTGTAGCACGGATATCTTCGGCTTGTCTCTAATGATCCTTGAGATCATTCAAGTCATGGTGCGCAAGCCTCGCGAACTTGAGACACTTGCAAAACGGGGAATAAGCCGCAAAACGGAAATGAGGCCAACAACAGAAGAGCTGTTGGACTCTACCCTGGATGCTATCTCAAGTTATTGA
- the LOC138372498 gene encoding zonadhesin-like: MTLLCRLLIFLCGIKSYVSRSVFYVPTNVSGACVSVSGVCVSVSGVCVSVSRVCVSVSGICVSVSGVCVSVSEACVSVSGVCVSVSKRPHQCPRAPHQCPRALHQRPRASHQRPRAPHQCTRAPHQRPRPHISVQEPHISVQDPTSVSKSPTSVSKSPTSVSKSPTSVSKSPTSVSKSPTSVSKSPTSVSKSPTSVSKSPTSVSKSPTSVSKSPTSVSKSPTSVSKSPTSVSKSPTSVSKSPTSVSKSPTSVSKSPTSVSKSPTSVSKSPTSVSKSPTSVSKSPTSVSKSPTSVSKSPTSVSQSLHQCPRAYISVQEPTTVSKTPHQYPRAPHQCPRVYISVQEPHISVQEPYISVQEPHISVQEPHVNVQEPTSVSKSPTSVSKSPTSVSKSPTSVSKSPTSASKSPTSVSKSPTSVSKSSTSVSKSPTSVSKSPTSVSKNPTSVSKSPTSASKSPTSASKSPTSVSKSPTSASKSPTSASKSPTSESCGQDPATH, translated from the coding sequence ATGACCCTCTTATGTCGCCTCTTGATCTTCTTATGTGGTATCAAGTCTTATGTGTCAAGATCAGTCTTTTATGTTCCAACTAACGTTTCTGGAGCCTGCGTCAGTGTTTCAGGAGTCTGCGTCAGTGTTTCAGGAGTCTGCGTCAGTGTTTCTAGAGTCTGCGTCAGTGTTTCCGGAATCTGCGTCAGTGTTTCCGGAGTCTGCGTCAGTGTTTCAGAAGCCTGCGTCAGTGTTTCCGGAGTCTGCGTCAGTGTTTCAAAAAGACCACATCAGTGTCCAAGAGCCCCACATCAGTGTCCAAGAGCCCTACATCAGCGTCCAAGAGCCTCACATCAGCGTCCAAGAGCCCCACATCAGTGTACAAGAGCCCCACATCAGCGTCCAAGACCCCACATCAGTGTCCAAGAGCCCCACATCAGCGTCCAAGACCCCACATCAGTGTCCAAGAGCCCCACATCAGTGTCCAAGAGCCCTACATCAGTGTCCAAGAGCCCTACATCAGTATCCAAGAGCCCCACATCAGTGTCCAAGAGCCCCACATCAGTGTCCAAGAGCCCCACATCAGTGTCCAAGAGCCCTACATCAGTGTCCAAGAGCCCCACATCAGTGTCCAAGAGCCCCACATCAGTGTCCAAGAGCCCCACATCAGTATCCAAGAGCCCCACATCAGTGTCCAAGAGCCCTACATCAGTGTCCAAGAGCCCCACATCAGTGTCCAAGAGCCCCACATCAGTGTCCAAGAGCCCCACATCAGTATCCAAGAGCCCCACATCAGTGTCCAAGAGCCCTACATCAGTGTCCAAGAGCCCCACATCAGTGTCCAAGAGCCCCACATCAGTGTCCAAGAGCCCCACATCAGTGTCGAAGAGCCCCACATCAGTATCCAAGAGCCCCACATCAGTGTCCCAGAGTCTACATCAGTGTCCAAGAGCCTACATCAGTGTCCAAGAGCCCACAACAGTGTCCAAGACCCCACATCAGTATCCAAGAGCCCCACATCAGTGTCCCAGAGTCTACATCAGTGTCCAAGAGCCCCACATCAGTGTCCAAGAGCCCTACATCAGTGTCCAAGAGCCCCACATCAGTGTCCAAGAGCCCCACGTCAATGTCCAAGAGCCTACATCAGTGTCCAAGAGCCCGACATCAGTGTCCAAGAGCCCTACATCAGTGTCCAAGAGCCCCACATCAGTCTCCAAGAGCCCCACATCAGCGTCCAAGAGCCCCACATCAGTGTCCAAGAGCCCCACATCAGTGTCTAAGAGCTCTACATCAGTGTCCAAGAGCCCCACATCAGTGTCCAAGAGCCCCACATCAGTGTCCAAGAACCCCACATCAGTGTCCAAGAGCCCTACATCAGCGTCCAAGAGCCCCACATCAGCGTCCAAGAGCCCCACATCAGTGTCCAAGAGCCCCACATCAGCGTCCAAGAGCCCCACATCAGCGTCCAAGAGCCCTACATCAGAGAGCTGTGGTCAGGACCCTGCAACACACTAG